Proteins encoded by one window of Lathyrus oleraceus cultivar Zhongwan6 chromosome 1, CAAS_Psat_ZW6_1.0, whole genome shotgun sequence:
- the LOC127099559 gene encoding protein NSP-INTERACTING KINASE 1: MDPHGILENWDGDAVDPCSWNMVTCSTENLVISLGIPSQNLSGTLSPSIGKLTNLQTIMLQNNNITGPISSELGKLSMLQTLDLSDNFFNGKIPTSLGHLRKLQYLRLNNNSFSGECPESLANMAQLTFYDLSFNNLSGSVPRILAKSFSIVGNPLVCATAKETNCHGMKLMPMSTNLNNTNAHKRGHCVCNKNILGKGGFGIVYKGILSDGTLVVVKRLKDGNASLEEVVMALKYGGYIFNNLHTEINTRHIYMTSKMVEKYSGLQLQPHKAFVGANDFAHESGIPQDGMLTLH; encoded by the exons ATGGATCCTCATGGAATTCTAGAGAATTGGGATGGTGATGCTGTTGATCCATGTAGTTGGAATATGGTTACTTGTTCTACTGAGAATCTTGTTATTAGTTTGGGAATTCCTAGTCAGAATTTATCTGGTACATTATCACCAAGTATTGGAAAGTTAACAAATCTTCAAACTATTATGTTACAGAATAACAACATAACTGGACCAATCAGTTCAGAGCTAGGAAAACTTTCCATGCTTCAAACACTTGATCTTTCTGATAACTTCTTCAATGGAAAGATTCCTACTTCTCTTGGTCATCTGAGAAAGCTTCAATACTTGAGGCTTAATAATAACAGTTTTTCTGGTGAATGTCCCGAGTCGTTGGCGAACATGGCGCAACTTACTTTTTATGATTTGTCATTCAACAATCTTAGTGGCAGTGTGCCTAGAATCTTGGCCAAATCATTCAGTATTGTTGGAAACCCTCTGGTCTGTGCTACAGCAAAAGAAACAAACTGTCATGGGATGAAACTCATGCCTATGTCAACGAACTTAAATAATACTAACGCTCACAAAAGGGGTCATTGCGTTTG CAACAAAAACATATTAGGAAAAGGCGGCTTCGGCATTGTCTACAAAGGAATTCTTTCGGACGGTACGCTTGTCGTTGTAAAGAGGCTTAAAGATGGAAATGCCTCCTTGGAAGAAGTTGTGATGGCCTTGAAATACGGAGGATATATCTTCAACAATCTCCACACTGAAATCAATACAAGGCACATTTATATGACAAGCAAAATGGTTGAAAAGTACTCTGGTTTGCAGTTACAACCACACAAGGCTTTTGTGGGGGCTAATGATTTTGCTCATGAAAGTGGCATACCTCAGGATGGAATGCTTACATTGCACTAG